The Sulfolobus sp. A20 genomic interval AAATACATAGCTGAGGGTATAGTTTATACTGCAAGAGAAATGGGTAAACCTGCATTGTCCTTCGGAAGATATGGGGATTCTCCCGAAAGAAATGGAGTACCGGCAAAATATTATGTAGGGATAGGTAATGGTATAGGTGAGGAGGATTTAATAGGATATTCAACAAGAGTTGAGCCTGATTTAGTAGATGTCATAGTAGTTCTAGATGATACTCTACTTAAAGGTGTTGAGTCATGGGCTTGGCAAGGAGTACAACCAATAAATCTTAAGTTAAAAGCAAATGGAACGATGATAGTTACATCAACTAAGAGAATGGATGAATTAGTCAAGATGGTGCCGAAAAAGGATTTCGAATGGACTTTTGGTGTGATAAAAACTGAGCCTTCTTTCTCTGGATTATGGGCTTTCAAAGATGATTTAACGATGGAAAAAGTTTGGGGAGCTATTGCTAAACTCAGACCAGATATAATTGATATAGATCATCTAGTAAAATATGTTAGTAAAAAGCAAAGTTCGGATAAAAGAATATCTGCTGTTAAGGAAGCCTTTTCTTCAGTAGACTATAGAACAATTAGGAAAGGAGAGGGAATAGATTTCATTTACAATCCTCCGAGACTCCTAACATGGCAGGAAATGCTTGAGGGAACTGTTGTTCCCGCAGTGCCGAGAGGTAAAAGAAATGAACAGTTCAAGAGGGGAACTACGAAATTTGAAAGACCAACTGTAGATTTTGACACTTGTATAAAATGTAAGTTATGTTGGATATATTGCCCAGATGAATGCTTCGATGAAACTCCTGACGGCTATTACGATATAGCCTACGATTATTGCGTAGGCTGTGGGATATGTGCTGAAGTATGCCCCGTGAAGGACTGTATAGTAATGGTAGATGAAAGTATGTTTACTGACTATAGGAGACCGTATGAGATGTGGAAGGAGAATAAGGTTAAGTATAAGGAGTGGTTGAAAGAAGTAAGAAATGCGAGGAAGGAAAGAGTATACGTTCCGGGGTTGGGAAGATGACAGAGACTAGAAAAATAATTGAAAGAGAAGTCCTAATGAATGGAACGCAAGCTGTAGCAAATGCAGCAATGTATGCTGACGTTGACGTAGTAGCAGCATATCCTATAAGACCTTATACAGAAGTGATGGATACGATATCTAAGTTAATAGCTGATGGTGAGTTAGATGCAGAGTTCATAGTAGCTGAAGGAGAGCATGGACAATTTGAGACAGTCAAGCATGCATCATTAGTAGGAGCTAGGACTTTAGTAGGGAGTAGTGGTGTAGGTTGGTTATATGCAATGGAGGCTATAGTAGTTACAGCAACTGATAGGGCTCCAGTAGTTGCTATAATAGGAAATAGAGCTCTAGATGATCCCGGAGCATATGGAGTTGAACACAATGATGCAATGATGGTTAGAGATGTAGGCTGGTTATTGGCATGGGTAGATACTGCCCAGGAAGCATTTGATACTACTTTAATAGCCTATAGAGTCGGGGAAGATCCTAGGGTGCTCGTACCCGTAGGGATCTCAATGGATGGAGGCTTTCTAACCCATTCAGAGCAAATAGTTAGGTTGCCCCCGAAGGAATTAGTCAAGGATTTCCTGCCTCCTTATAATAGAGGTAAGTACCTAGTACATCCTGATAATCCTATAACAGTAGCTCCGCAAGTTAACGAGGATTGGGTAATGGAGATAAGGAGACAGCATGACGAGGCAGTTGAAAGAGCTAGAGGAGTAATAGTTGAGGCGTATGAGAGCTTTAAGAAAGTTTTTGGAAGATATCCTGGTTCTACAAGCGAGATCGAAATGCCTGAAAATCCATTTGTAGAACCTTTCATGATTGATGATGCCGAAATCGTTCTCATAGGAATGGGAACTGTATCAAAGCCTATGAAAGTCGCTATAAAGAAGATGAGAAACCAAGGATATAAAGTAGGAATGCTGAGAATAAGATGGTTCAGACCATTTCCAACTCAAGACGTAATAAAGTACTTAAGTCAAGCTAAGGTGGTTTGTGTGATTGACAGAGATTATTCTATAGGCTCTCCTAATAGGGGAGGAGTCATTTATCACGAGATTAGATCCTCCTTATATGATCTGGATCAAAGACCGAAAGTATTGAATTTCATAGGAGGGTTAGGCGGTAGGGAAATAACGATTCAAGATGTAGAAAAAATAATCAAGATAGGTTACGAGCATAGGGATACCCCTATAACTAAGCCCGTTTATTGGGTTGGGGTCAGAGGTGACCCCTGGTAATTTGAGGTGATCAAGTCATGGTTGAAAAAGAAATAGAAGAAAAGGTTTATAAGTCAATAGTTAAGACAATCAAAGATGCCCCATTAGAAGAGTTCTATACGTCCGGACATAGAACGTGTCAAGGATGTGAATCTGCATTAGTGATGAGATTTTTAGCTAAAGCTGCAGGTCCTAGAACTATAGTAATAGGAGCCACTGGATGTATGTATGTTGCCAACACCACTTATTATACTACGTCTTGGATTGTACCATGGGTTCACACACAGTTAGGAGGATCAGGAGCAGCAGCATTAGGAACTGCTGCAGCTTTAAGAGCATTAATGAGAAAAGGCAAGATTAAGCAAGAGCCAATAAATGTAATAGCGTTCTGCGGAGACTTAGGCTGTGCAGATATGGGATTATCTGGAGTATCTAATGCGATGACATACAATTATAACCTAGTAATAGTTCTATACGATAACGAATCCTCAGCCAATACTGATATACAAGAGACTAGTATGACTCCTTATGGAGCACAAACTTCTTTCAGTAGACCTGGCAAGCAAAGAAGAATAATGAAGGTTAGATGGAAGAAGAGTGTTGTGCCGATGATAATTGCTGGGCACAGAAACGTTAAATACGCAGCAACTATGACACCAGCCTATCCATTAGACTCGATTAATAAGTTTAGAAAGGCTCTAGCTATAGGTGGACCTACATTCATACACTCTCTAGATCCATGCCCTAAAGGATGGGATTATGATCCAAAGTTCTCTCATGAGCTGGGAGTATTAGCAGTGGAGACTGGGATATGGCCACTATACGAGTACATTAATGGGGAGATAGTATATAACGAGCCTACTAAGAGTATAATTGAGGGGAGGATTAAGAGAAAACCAGTAAAGGAGTATTTAGAAAAACAAGGTAGATTCTCACACTTCACTGAGGAAGATGTAGAATACTTCCAGAAGATGGTAGATGAGATGTATGAGGAGTGGGAGATTCCTGCAGTAATGCCTATAAAATCAGTTAACGTTAAAATAAGTGATAAATAAATAAAGAAGAAAAGATAATTATCTTTTTTTATAATAATACTGAGGGGTCAATTTTATATCTCTCGATTATTCTTGATATAGAGACTGTCTTTATTCCTTTAATATTATATAATCTATTTGCTATGAATTGATGTGCACTACTGTCATCTTTAAATATCATATGGACGTGTAATCTAGGACCATTATCTAAACCATAGATTCTAACGACTTCTGAAAATTCTCCTAAGTCTTGAGCTACTTTCTTTATCGAATATGGCACGGTTTCAATTTCCATAACTAATGATACGTTCAATCCCAAGTTTACTCTATCTATCAGTGCAACATATCCTCTAATCACTTGGGCATCTTCAAGTCTTTTGATCCTATATCTCACAGTACTTATAGGAATGCCTAATTCATCAGATAATTCTTTTAAACTCCTCTTCGCATTATAACGCAAAATGTTAAGAATTTTCTCATCTATATCATCTAGCCTAATTAAATTAGCACCCATTAGTCTATAATTATGATTTTGAAGATAAAAGGATTTTTAAAAAATATGCAAAAAGTCTAGGGAAATTTTTAAAGAAATTGCAAAATTACATGCATATTCTTGTTAATTCGTTAATTTTAGGGTATATGTTATCATAAAATTCTTCAATAGTTTAATAGTTAGTAAGTTATAATAAAAAATATTTGAAATTTTGTTTATTTGTATTAATAATATCTCACATTTCTTCATCGTTTTTAATTTAGTAGGAACTGAAACTCAGCTACTCATTGATTCAACTATGACAAGTTATTTAAAACGGCTCAAATCATTTATGATATGACACAACAGAATACAGAAATATTAGGATTGACAAAACTAAGGGAAGGTGTATTATTTTACCTAATTGCCTCAATTCTGGGAATAATAATAGGAGTAACATATGCGTTAGCATTATCTTCTATATTAGCTATTGCACCATCTGGCGTATCTGGGCTTTTGCCAATATTGATTTCGGGATTAATAATCTCTCTTATTACAATACCAATATTAGTCTTATCTTATCTCAGAACTAGAGAGGGTTTCAGATTATTAGTATCAACTGGGAAAGACCTAAGGCAAGGATTAACTGCAACAACCCTAATACTCGTTGGCATAGTCATTATTTTCATAGGATTTTTATCCTTTATTGCTGTTTTATCAACTATTTCAACTGTCCGAGTGTCATCACTTCCTTCTCTTTTTGGAAGTGTAGCAATTCTATTAATAGGAGGTATTATAGCCTTTATAGGATACATTATATTAGCGTTATCTTATAGAAGGACTGGGGAAATATATATGAATGATAATCTAAAAACGGGTGGACTATTAGTATTAATAGGATCTATACTCGGACTATTTATCGGAATAATAGGTTACATTTTGAACTTAATAGGCTTCATAATGATTTATTCAGGCTTAGGAGAATTAGTGAAAACTTTGCCTCAAAGACAAGTTAATATACCTCAAGCTCCTCCACCTACTGGACCGATATCTCAGATAGGAGTTGGAACTCTATATAGCAATGGAGTAGCAACGCTAACCATTTACTCGCAATATATATTACAGATGTTAAGCGCAACACTGTTAGGAACAAATTACGTTACATCAGATATCGTTCCTAGTCAACTAAACGTAGGATATAATACAGTAAGGATAAACTTCAGAACCTCTTTTGCTCTAGTACCCGGCAACATCTATACGATTCAAATAGCATTATCAAATGGTCAAACATTAACTGTAATAGTTACATATCAACCCTAATTTTTTAAAATAATGAATCTCTTTAATACTATTTATTTCCTCAATATTATACTTAAGACTAAAAGGAATGAGACTAATGACATCGTTGAGGCGAACAGATATGCGTAACTGTAACTTATCTGATATAGAAATCCCATTACTGTATTACCTAGGAACAGTCCTATACTCCTACCCGCTGATAAGTAACCCATTCCCGCACCGTATGACTCCTCTTTTATCAGCTTAGATATAATAGTGGGTTCAAAAGTCTCAGTAGAAGCTACTGCTATACCCATAATAAACGACAATGGATACAGAGTGATTAACCCAAACTTTGACAAGAGAGCGAAACCTAAAGAAGCTAAGCTAGCTACTAAATATCCTAAGAAAGCTAAGCTAGACAATTCTTTCAACCTTAACTTACCGAAAACATAACCGAACAGCGAAGAGGCTCCTAAAAAAACGCCATAAGATATTATACCTAAGTAGTCTTTTCCACTGATTTCAGCGGTAGTAAGAATCGGAAATCCAAAGCTATACTGACTAAACCCAAAAAACATAGTAGAAACTATTATTGTCCAGAAGACCTTCTTATTAGTTATTGCTTCTTTTCTTCCTTCTTTTACCACTCTTTCTCCAGCGTTGACAGTGCCCAAAACTATAGTTGAAATCACTAAAGGAATAGCCGTAAATGGAAGAATAAGGAGTATTGGAAAATGAAAGAAGAGGAGAGTAGATAAGTAAGTTATTGCCAATAAAGCTCCAGCTATGTCTAACGAATGTAAAATTCCAAAAGCTTCAGCTCTTTCCTCTTGCGTCGTGACTTCAGCCATCATCGCCCTTCTAGGAGGTGATCTGAAATTCCTAAACCACCATCCTAGCATGAAAAATATCAGTGCCTCCACGTAATCCTTTGCAAATCCGACAAAGGATACAAGGATAATCAGTATATTTCCAATAATCGCTATTTTCTTTCTACCATACTTATCCCCGGCTATCCCACCGATATATGACATGAAAGTACCTAGACCATAGTTCAAGGCTTCGGCAAATCCATACAGTGGAATAGGAGCATTAAAGACTAAGACAAAAACTATAGGAAACGATGCTACGACCGCTTGATAACCTAAATCAGCAAAGAATGCGGAAAAAGAGATCTTTAAAACATCCCCTCTTCTCTTAATCATAGTCAAGAAAGACTAAAATGACTTAAAAACTTTTGCTATGTATTATCCTCTTCTCCTAACTAAAGCGAATATCCCTACAATTATTGCAACTACTGAAAGTATTATGGCAATTATATTATACGTAAATGAAGTATGCTCATAAGATACTAGCGTACTATTTAAACTACTTATTCTCGTGTTTAGCGTACTGCTAATTACGTTAACTTTAGAGTTTAGATTAAGGAGAGAATTCTCGAAATATAGATGGGTACTGTTTGAAGAACTCAATCCATCAACTTGAGTAGCTATTACTGTCAGATTGTACGAACCATCAGGATATTTAGTAGTATTAATAGTGATGACATGAGTTCCATTACTGCTAAATGAAGCTATCAGTTGATTATCTAAATAGGCATTAACAGAACTCACATCAATCCCATTTACGCTTACTGTAATGTTCTGTATACCCGTGAGATTACTTATAGGGGCTGATATATAGATAGTTGGAAGGGAGGGATAAACACTCTTTAGTGGTGTGTTGATTGGAATAACTTTAGAGTTTATTAGCTTTATACCGTTTATGTTACTACTAATAGCGTAAATTACGGAGTTATATAGTGTTAGGTTATTCACGTCATCTTGTGATAAAGTTAATGAAGAGTTATAGACTACTACATTAGAAATGTTACTAGATGTTATACTTAAATTACCGTTACTAATCGTATCGTTGATGAGGAAATCATTTATCATCGCACCTCTTAAGTTAGAAATCTCATCATTCACTAAACTGGCATAGTAAGTTAGAGGATCATTTAGCTTTTGATTAGCAATGTACGTGTAAGGTAAGGCATATAGTGTGTATTCAGCAGTGTAATTAGTGGTAGTTGGGTTACCAAAAGCAGATACACCAGTTACCAAAATGTTAAATGGCTCTCCATAGTAACCTATTCCAGCTAAGTAGGAGAGATTTCCCGGACTCAATGAGGAAGGTAGCGTGAAATTGCCTTCCCATAACCCTATCTTAGGATTATACCACAAGGGTATTTCAATTAACTGACTGATTGTAGTATATTGTGAGGTAAGGCTAGATGGATAGATAGTTGCACTAAACATACCATACTCGATCTCTCTCCCACTGGCATTTGTTATATTGGCATAAACTATAACATTTTGTCCTTCAAAAGCGTAATTAACAGAATTAACCTTAATTTTAGCCATACTTGAAACGTAAATTTGTCCATAGTAGAAACCAGTTATATTAACGTTTAATGAATAAGAGTAGTATTTTGCAAATAACAAAATTGTGTAAAGCCCGCTAGGAATACCATAAGGTACGTACAAGTATCCTTGATACTGTAAAGTTATTGGATTCAATAGTACGTTAGCCTTATTCACAATACTACCATTGCTACTTAATAATTCAGCTGTAATATTAGTACCATAAAGTACGTTTGATGGGTTACTTAATGGTAAGTTAATTGGAGAAGTTATGCTACCCTCAATCTCAATATATTGCCCAGGAGAAACACTGCCTGGTTCCGTAACTACTTGAGGCAATATGAATAGACTTTGCATATATATACCGTTAGTAAACGCGTCAAATCCGTAACCGTTCACTGCCTCTATTAACAAGTCACCAGAAGTCAAGTTTAATGGTAAATAGACTCCCCCTGTCCCATTTGCTACAGTTACGTTAATACTAGTTAAAAATGTATATTCATTATTAGTAATGTTATAAACGTAGATGTTAAAGGTAATGTTAGTAGGACCTAAAACAGGCTGACCGTAAATATTGCTAACATTTACAGCAAGAGGTACTCCAAACTCGCTATCAACTGGAACAAATGTAACTGGAGAAAAGAATTCCACATAGTAACCAGAGAAAGCCTCATAGTATCCGATACCGCTAATACCATTATTAGCTTCTCCAAATACGTAAAAGAATAGAATACCGTTTGCATCACTAGGTAGAGTTAACGACCCAACCCATACCTTACTTAAAGGATTATATGTGAGATTAACTAGGGAAAGATTACCTAAATAATTCTCTACCAATGCATGAAATTCTCCACTTTGAACTGGAGAGCCATTATATGTTACATTAGCTACTATCAGCACTCTTTGACTAGGATAGAATTGAATAGCTGGTAAGGTTGGTATTGAAGTATTATAAACATTAATAACGATCGATAATCCTTGTTCACTTGAATTTACAGGAAACAATTTAGCAAAATACCCTGCATTAATCGTACCATAACCCGTAACTAAATTATAACCATAGGCAGAAACCCAAGGTATGTTATATCCAAATGTTACTGGCTCAATGGCTTTTCCATAATATTTTTCATACATATATTGTAAAATCGGATTAAGTAAGCCTATCCTCATGTGCAAGTAGCTCTCTACATTAGCTAAGATACCAGCAGTAAGAGGAGATGCTTCACTAGTACCTCCAGAAATCCCTGTAATGTTAGTAGGACATACTATAAATATGCCGGGATATACGTTAGCGTTAGCCGAGATCTCTGGAATCAGTTTACCATTAGGATAAGTTGATGGAGTTGGTAATGACCATTGATACCAAGGTTTAGGCTCAATTATACTTACACCACCAGTAGAGCCACCATAATTAAGGCCATTAGGGACAAAACCGTAATTTGACCAGGCTGTCTGGTAATATGAACCATTAGGAAACTGTACATAAACTGTAGTTCCACCTACCGAAGTAACAAAGGGAGAAGTAGCTGGATAGCCTACAGTCCCAATAGGACCGTTACTATAACCAGAACCTCCCGCATCACCAGAGCTCGCTAGGAAAGTTATTCCCTCAGCAGAACCTAAAGCATAATACTCATCACTCAACATTATACATGTGTAGAAAGCTTGCCCATTGAATGATGAAGAAAACGCTGACTCTCGAATACCAAAACTCTGGGATAAAACGTTTACAGCGTCTTGTTGAACTATGTAGGCTATTATGCTAGCTAATGGTAATTCATCATTAGCTATGTATAAGATTATGTTAGCCTTAGGAGCCATCGTGTGAGCAACTTCAACATCTAAACTTATTTCACCTGCCCATCCTGTTAAGATACCTAAGTTAGGATTATAAGGACCTATTGGTATTACAGTAAAGTTAGGAGGATTAGGCAAGCCAGTAACCTTGTCAAAATAAACTAATTGCTGATAGATGTAAGGATCACCATAGAAGTCGAGTATTCCAATAGTAGTGTTCTCCCCTTGAGTAGGTATGGATGAAGTATTATACACTTTTTGTAAAACTGTAGGCCAATATCCCTCAATAGGGAAGGTTTGATTGATCGTACTATATAACTTCTCTATATCTTTTTGAGTTATTAGTGTGGACGGATGAGAGAAATATATTGTTGAGACATTACTGGAATACACTAATGCGTTAATCTTAGGCATCCCATAGGAGGTATAATAGGTTACACTACCGTTAGAGTAGACAGCAAAATTGAGACCTAAATATTTTTCAACTTGAGATACAGTTCCTTGAATAACTATGACAGAATCTAATGCCGTAAATAAAATTT includes:
- a CDS encoding 4Fe-4S dicluster-binding protein, with protein sequence MKTEDEVKYVEIVYRGIFQKRLAKYIAEGIVYTAREMGKPALSFGRYGDSPERNGVPAKYYVGIGNGIGEEDLIGYSTRVEPDLVDVIVVLDDTLLKGVESWAWQGVQPINLKLKANGTMIVTSTKRMDELVKMVPKKDFEWTFGVIKTEPSFSGLWAFKDDLTMEKVWGAIAKLRPDIIDIDHLVKYVSKKQSSDKRISAVKEAFSSVDYRTIRKGEGIDFIYNPPRLLTWQEMLEGTVVPAVPRGKRNEQFKRGTTKFERPTVDFDTCIKCKLCWIYCPDECFDETPDGYYDIAYDYCVGCGICAEVCPVKDCIVMVDESMFTDYRRPYEMWKENKVKYKEWLKEVRNARKERVYVPGLGR
- a CDS encoding pyruvate ferredoxin oxidoreductase, yielding MTETRKIIEREVLMNGTQAVANAAMYADVDVVAAYPIRPYTEVMDTISKLIADGELDAEFIVAEGEHGQFETVKHASLVGARTLVGSSGVGWLYAMEAIVVTATDRAPVVAIIGNRALDDPGAYGVEHNDAMMVRDVGWLLAWVDTAQEAFDTTLIAYRVGEDPRVLVPVGISMDGGFLTHSEQIVRLPPKELVKDFLPPYNRGKYLVHPDNPITVAPQVNEDWVMEIRRQHDEAVERARGVIVEAYESFKKVFGRYPGSTSEIEMPENPFVEPFMIDDAEIVLIGMGTVSKPMKVAIKKMRNQGYKVGMLRIRWFRPFPTQDVIKYLSQAKVVCVIDRDYSIGSPNRGGVIYHEIRSSLYDLDQRPKVLNFIGGLGGREITIQDVEKIIKIGYEHRDTPITKPVYWVGVRGDPW
- a CDS encoding thiamine pyrophosphate-dependent enzyme produces the protein MVEKEIEEKVYKSIVKTIKDAPLEEFYTSGHRTCQGCESALVMRFLAKAAGPRTIVIGATGCMYVANTTYYTTSWIVPWVHTQLGGSGAAALGTAAALRALMRKGKIKQEPINVIAFCGDLGCADMGLSGVSNAMTYNYNLVIVLYDNESSANTDIQETSMTPYGAQTSFSRPGKQRRIMKVRWKKSVVPMIIAGHRNVKYAATMTPAYPLDSINKFRKALAIGGPTFIHSLDPCPKGWDYDPKFSHELGVLAVETGIWPLYEYINGEIVYNEPTKSIIEGRIKRKPVKEYLEKQGRFSHFTEEDVEYFQKMVDEMYEEWEIPAVMPIKSVNVKISDK
- a CDS encoding Lrp/AsnC family transcriptional regulator: MGANLIRLDDIDEKILNILRYNAKRSLKELSDELGIPISTVRYRIKRLEDAQVIRGYVALIDRVNLGLNVSLVMEIETVPYSIKKVAQDLGEFSEVVRIYGLDNGPRLHVHMIFKDDSSAHQFIANRLYNIKGIKTVSISRIIERYKIDPSVLL
- a CDS encoding DUF973 family protein; the protein is MTQQNTEILGLTKLREGVLFYLIASILGIIIGVTYALALSSILAIAPSGVSGLLPILISGLIISLITIPILVLSYLRTREGFRLLVSTGKDLRQGLTATTLILVGIVIIFIGFLSFIAVLSTISTVRVSSLPSLFGSVAILLIGGIIAFIGYIILALSYRRTGEIYMNDNLKTGGLLVLIGSILGLFIGIIGYILNLIGFIMIYSGLGELVKTLPQRQVNIPQAPPPTGPISQIGVGTLYSNGVATLTIYSQYILQMLSATLLGTNYVTSDIVPSQLNVGYNTVRINFRTSFALVPGNIYTIQIALSNGQTLTVIVTYQP
- a CDS encoding MFS transporter, which produces MIKRRGDVLKISFSAFFADLGYQAVVASFPIVFVLVFNAPIPLYGFAEALNYGLGTFMSYIGGIAGDKYGRKKIAIIGNILIILVSFVGFAKDYVEALIFFMLGWWFRNFRSPPRRAMMAEVTTQEERAEAFGILHSLDIAGALLAITYLSTLLFFHFPILLILPFTAIPLVISTIVLGTVNAGERVVKEGRKEAITNKKVFWTIIVSTMFFGFSQYSFGFPILTTAEISGKDYLGIISYGVFLGASSLFGYVFGKLRLKELSSLAFLGYLVASLASLGFALLSKFGLITLYPLSFIMGIAVASTETFEPTIISKLIKEESYGAGMGYLSAGRSIGLFLGNTVMGFLYQISYSYAYLFASTMSLVSFLLVLSIILRK
- a CDS encoding protease pro-enzyme activation domain-containing protein gives rise to the protein MNKGLILMTIMLISITPVFLVSSSSVISYQQPVVLHGFRQVGTLNPNQQVIVSIYLPLKNVGLLYYYASAVSDPNSPLYHKFLTSQEVSQLFLPTNQFNTIMDYLNNDGFKILFTALDSVIVIQGTVSQVEKYLGLNFAVYSNGSVTYYTSYGMPKINALVYSSNVSTIYFSHPSTLITQKDIEKLYSTINQTFPIEGYWPTVLQKVYNTSSIPTQGENTTIGILDFYGDPYIYQQLVYFDKVTGLPNPPNFTVIPIGPYNPNLGILTGWAGEISLDVEVAHTMAPKANIILYIANDELPLASIIAYIVQQDAVNVLSQSFGIRESAFSSSFNGQAFYTCIMLSDEYYALGSAEGITFLASSGDAGGSGYSNGPIGTVGYPATSPFVTSVGGTTVYVQFPNGSYYQTAWSNYGFVPNGLNYGGSTGGVSIIEPKPWYQWSLPTPSTYPNGKLIPEISANANVYPGIFIVCPTNITGISGGTSEASPLTAGILANVESYLHMRIGLLNPILQYMYEKYYGKAIEPVTFGYNIPWVSAYGYNLVTGYGTINAGYFAKLFPVNSSEQGLSIVINVYNTSIPTLPAIQFYPSQRVLIVANVTYNGSPVQSGEFHALVENYLGNLSLVNLTYNPLSKVWVGSLTLPSDANGILFFYVFGEANNGISGIGYYEAFSGYYVEFFSPVTFVPVDSEFGVPLAVNVSNIYGQPVLGPTNITFNIYVYNITNNEYTFLTSINVTVANGTGGVYLPLNLTSGDLLIEAVNGYGFDAFTNGIYMQSLFILPQVVTEPGSVSPGQYIEIEGSITSPINLPLSNPSNVLYGTNITAELLSSNGSIVNKANVLLNPITLQYQGYLYVPYGIPSGLYTILLFAKYYSYSLNVNITGFYYGQIYVSSMAKIKVNSVNYAFEGQNVIVYANITNASGREIEYGMFSATIYPSSLTSQYTTISQLIEIPLWYNPKIGLWEGNFTLPSSLSPGNLSYLAGIGYYGEPFNILVTGVSAFGNPTTTNYTAEYTLYALPYTYIANQKLNDPLTYYASLVNDEISNLRGAMINDFLINDTISNGNLSITSSNISNVVVYNSSLTLSQDDVNNLTLYNSVIYAISSNINGIKLINSKVIPINTPLKSVYPSLPTIYISAPISNLTGIQNITVSVNGIDVSSVNAYLDNQLIASFSSNGTHVITINTTKYPDGSYNLTVIATQVDGLSSSNSTHLYFENSLLNLNSKVNVISSTLNTRISSLNSTLVSYEHTSFTYNIIAIILSVVAIIVGIFALVRRRG